From the Nematostella vectensis chromosome 7, jaNemVect1.1, whole genome shotgun sequence genome, the window tcagtctagtgggtggtacttatgggtcagtctagtgggtggtacttatgggtcagtctctagtgggtggtacttatgggtcagtctctagtgggtgatacttatgggtcagtctctagtgggtggtacttatgggtcagtctctagtgggtggtacttatgggtcagtctctagtgggtggtacttataggtcagtctctagtgggtggtacttataggtcagtctctagtgggtggtacttatgggtcagtctatAGTAGGTGGTGCTATAGGTCATTGGTTGTAGGTCACTTATATTGGGGGTACCTATAGGCTAATTTCTAGTGTTGAAAGCAAACTGCTAAGTTAAATAACATTTTTCAAACATAGCAAATAGTGGTCAGATACCATGCTAACCTTGCACAGCACGTGGCTGGTGTGTTGTCATTAAAACTCCCAAGTAGTGGCACGTCTCGATAAGTACTGTCATCTTGGTAGCACCCATGATATAGACTGGCTTCACCTGTTATTAATTTGCGAGGTTAGAATAGACAACTTCGAAAGTCAAAACTTGGTCTACATGTAATCTCACTTGTAGATATTGTTGGCATATCttacctgttctgtagatagtgttggcatttcttacctgttctgtagatagtgttggcgtATCTCACTTGTTCTGTAGATATTGTTGGCGGATCTCACCTGTTCtttagatagtgttggcatatctcacctgttctgtagatagtgttggcatatctcacctgttctgtagatagtgttgtcatatctcacctgttctgtatatagtgttggcatatctcacctgttctgtcgatagtgttggcatatctcacctgttctgtcgatagtgttggcatatctcacctgttctgtagatagtattgacatatctcacctgttctgtagatagtgttggcatatctcacctgttctgtagatagtgttggcatatctcacttgttctgtagatagtgttggcatatctcacctgttctgtagatagtgttggcatatctcacctgttctatagatagtgttggcatatctcacctgttctatagatagtgttggcatatctcacctgttctgtagattgTGTTGGCATGTTTCACCtcttctgtagatagtgttggcatatttCACCTGCTCTGTAGATAGtattggcatatctcacctgttttgtagatagtgttggcatatctcacctgttctgtagatagtgtcggcatatctcacctgttctgtagatagtgttggcatatctcacttgttctgtagatagtcttggcatatctcacctgttctgtagatgcTGTTGGCATCGATCGTGCTGCAATGTTCTCCGTTACTGCACTTCGGGTTGCAGTCTTTCGGGTTTGCTTTCCCGTACCGCCCAAAGCTAACTCCACAGGTGCAAACGGCGTAGTTCTTTACAGCTGCGAAGTGGAAACCTTTTTTCTTGCACCTCTCAACACACACTTCCGGGGCAGACATTCTTCCGTCGAGCAGTGATTGGTCGCCCCATAGGTCACGTGGCGTGCCCTCTTTGTAACAGCCCAGGAATTGAG encodes:
- the LOC116619632 gene encoding WSC domain-containing protein ARB_07867, coding for MLSKSYVFVMLWMSKFASRKARFFVLLTSTWMLYVLTAVPPDLYMGCYKDGTAPRDLIYGVRISGQTPKTCHARCLQLGYMFFGLQDTTECRCDNDYGRYWVLADSSCSYSCPGNSYLKCGAGMVNSVYRVEKLLSQFLGCYKEGTPRDLWGDQSLLDGRMSAPEVCVERCKKKGFHFAAVKNYAVCTCGVSFGRYGKANPKDCNPKCSNGEHCSTIDANSIYRTGEASLYHGCYQDDSTYRDVPLLGSFNDNTPATCCARLAWYLTTICYV